In Nitrosophilus labii, the following proteins share a genomic window:
- the mdh gene encoding malate dehydrogenase — protein sequence MASSKVSVVGAGGNVGSIVAFSIAMQGLCHEVILVDRDVNRAKGKALDMNQAAAALRSHSIVRAAESYEDIKDSRVVVITAGFPRKPGMSRDDLLFKNADIVSEIVEEVKKYAPDAVLIIVTNPLDTMTYVALKKSGFPKNRVIGMAGILDGARMTHFIHEKLGFGAGQIRATVIGGHGDYMVPLPRYSTVAGIPITDLLTPQELAEIVELTKNGGAQIVKLLGTSAYFAPGRATAIMVEAILKDSKKIYPCSTLLEGEYGYEDITNGVPVMLGSNGVEKIIDLQLTPKEKEMFHRSVESVRELIDTLKNNNYFEDKR from the coding sequence ATGGCAAGTTCAAAAGTATCAGTTGTTGGAGCAGGTGGTAATGTTGGAAGTATTGTCGCCTTTTCGATCGCTATGCAAGGATTATGCCATGAGGTAATTCTTGTCGATAGAGATGTCAATAGAGCAAAAGGAAAAGCTCTAGATATGAATCAGGCCGCTGCGGCTCTAAGAAGCCATTCTATTGTTAGAGCGGCTGAAAGTTATGAAGATATAAAAGACTCAAGAGTCGTGGTTATAACGGCAGGTTTTCCAAGAAAACCAGGAATGAGTAGAGACGATCTTTTGTTTAAAAATGCCGATATAGTTAGTGAGATAGTAGAAGAGGTTAAAAAATACGCCCCCGATGCGGTTTTGATAATTGTTACAAATCCACTTGATACTATGACATATGTTGCTTTAAAAAAGAGCGGATTTCCTAAAAATAGAGTTATAGGAATGGCTGGCATACTTGACGGAGCGAGAATGACACATTTTATTCATGAAAAGCTCGGTTTTGGTGCGGGACAGATAAGAGCTACCGTAATTGGCGGTCATGGTGACTATATGGTTCCGTTGCCTAGATATTCTACTGTGGCAGGTATTCCTATAACTGACCTTTTAACACCGCAAGAACTTGCAGAAATAGTTGAGCTTACTAAAAACGGCGGAGCACAGATAGTTAAATTGTTAGGTACATCTGCATATTTTGCACCTGGCCGTGCGACTGCTATTATGGTAGAGGCTATTTTAAAAGACTCTAAAAAGATCTATCCTTGTTCAACGCTTCTTGAAGGTGAATATGGATATGAAGATATAACAAATGGTGTTCCTGTAATGCTTGGAAGTAACGGAGTTGAAAAGATTATCGATCTGCAGTTAACTCCAAAAGAGAAAGAGATGTTCCATAGAAGCGTGGAATCTGTTCGAGAGTTAATTGATACTTTAAAAAATAATAACTATTTTGAGGATAAAAGATGA
- the mltG gene encoding endolytic transglycosylase MltG, producing MMLSYYLSVPINSTKVIYVPKGSIKKIITYLIDKKFELTPLDVYFLRFLGSPQSGWIDIGITKLSRGDFLYKLTKAKAPVIEVTLIPGETTEIFLKEAADRLKLNFKKLNRLYLEISPFPDGVLIPDTYHIPIGIDEKHFIYYMVSTSLKRHKKISEKFFGKYDKERWFKKYITIASIIQKEAANEQEMPLISAVIYNRLKLGMPLQMDGALNYGKYSHVKITKKRIRNDNSPFNTYKFKGLPPFPVCCVSKEAIKAAIFPAKVNYLYFVKGKNGNHIFTSSYKRHLTNIKAVKK from the coding sequence ATGATGCTTTCTTACTATTTGTCTGTACCTATAAATTCCACAAAAGTAATATATGTTCCAAAAGGAAGTATAAAAAAGATTATAACATACCTAATAGATAAAAAGTTCGAACTAACCCCATTAGACGTATACTTTTTGAGGTTTTTGGGTTCGCCACAATCTGGATGGATAGATATAGGCATAACAAAACTTTCACGAGGCGATTTTTTATATAAACTTACCAAAGCTAAAGCACCCGTGATTGAAGTAACACTTATTCCTGGAGAGACTACAGAGATTTTTTTAAAAGAGGCTGCTGATAGATTGAAGCTTAATTTTAAGAAATTAAATAGACTTTATCTTGAGATTTCTCCTTTTCCAGATGGCGTATTAATACCTGATACATATCATATTCCAATCGGAATTGATGAAAAACATTTTATCTATTATATGGTATCTACCTCTTTAAAAAGACATAAAAAAATTTCTGAAAAATTTTTTGGTAAATATGATAAAGAGAGATGGTTTAAAAAGTATATAACTATAGCGTCAATTATACAAAAAGAGGCCGCAAACGAACAAGAGATGCCACTTATAAGCGCTGTTATATATAATAGACTTAAACTAGGAATGCCTTTACAAATGGATGGTGCATTAAACTATGGAAAATATTCTCATGTAAAAATAACGAAAAAAAGAATTAGAAACGATAATAGCCCCTTTAACACATACAAATTTAAAGGACTTCCTCCTTTTCCGGTTTGCTGTGTAAGTAAAGAAGCTATAAAAGCCGCTATTTTTCCTGCAAAAGTAAATTATTTATATTTTGTAAAAGGTAAAAATGGCAATCATATATTTACTTCCTCTTATAAAAGACATCTAACAAATATAAAAGCTGTGAAAAAATGA
- a CDS encoding YhdP family protein, whose translation MIIKTVSIINKILISFLIASLLILSIFYLFLQEGIVIKSLKLPSIKVEKLYLKLDKKLILKVDTLYIKKEKKVNRSNDIENFLKSFRYIPQFFQKIKIKNLNFLNYHVTFLYNKGIYFIDTDKYKFAAKLHLHNKTLFVKVQDFYYKKYGLFLKGSSVINLINKNISFNGDYLIQDIKGKIKASLENNILKFNIDSQYFNNESLKKITELFTLHKTIKNWIYKKIVANKYRLEYLNGEIDLKSKNLYVPKNFSGIAYAYNSKIKFNEKLPPVKSEKITLTFKNDSLYFQLKNPVYLNKNLKDSFVVIKNLTSKNSYIDIVIKTASPIDNEIIQLVKAYNIELPIYQKKGITNGVLRIIVTFKNGKVDLEGTFVAKNSILSLKDIDLHIKNTTVRLKNNTIYIEPSDIEIKNIIKSTASGKIDLNKKIANIKINNSKIKILANNVEILDINNFEDTLIIDFSKQDSVYISINRFYTDIFIEKNLTKFHIKDLKHISAFSKPLKELNIKEGTLFVTTKDYKNFQIKSHIIKPNEILYFNNCPVTDFNIEGEIKTDESSFIINEGKIKVIYDEIIKIYLNDYDIKLKEKNNKEKISYKLPDFQLHAKSSSIEFMKHLILSDQYIITHKNGLFDFENIYRDSKINIEGTPEKFYIKATKLNDTFVKKFLNIKNIYGGEYNLIAVGNMNYLKGKITIYNSILKDMALLNNIMAFLNTIPSLVTFSDPGYSKKGYKIKEGKIDFKFEKGVFYINNLNFIGKSLNIEGKGLLNLNSKTIDMILTLKTFKKISTLLSKIPLAGYILFGKDNCVSTQLKVKGDINKPRISTKLPEEVIKAPINIIKRTLQSPFKLFE comes from the coding sequence ATGATTATTAAAACAGTTTCTATAATAAATAAAATTTTGATAAGTTTTTTAATAGCCTCTCTCCTGATTTTAAGTATATTTTATCTCTTTTTACAAGAGGGAATAGTTATAAAGTCTTTAAAGTTACCCTCGATCAAAGTAGAAAAATTGTATCTAAAACTCGATAAAAAACTAATTTTAAAAGTGGATACTTTATATATAAAAAAAGAGAAAAAGGTAAATAGAAGTAATGATATAGAAAATTTTTTAAAAAGTTTCAGATATATTCCACAATTTTTTCAGAAAATCAAGATAAAAAATCTTAATTTCTTAAACTATCATGTTACGTTTTTATACAATAAAGGGATCTATTTTATAGATACGGACAAATACAAGTTTGCCGCAAAACTACATTTACATAATAAAACTCTTTTTGTAAAGGTTCAAGATTTTTACTATAAAAAATATGGACTCTTTTTAAAAGGGAGTTCTGTTATAAACCTGATAAACAAAAATATCTCATTTAATGGTGATTACCTTATTCAAGATATTAAAGGAAAAATAAAAGCTTCCCTTGAAAATAACATACTTAAGTTTAATATTGATTCGCAATATTTCAATAACGAATCATTAAAAAAAATCACAGAACTCTTTACTCTACATAAGACTATAAAAAATTGGATATATAAAAAAATAGTAGCAAACAAATATAGATTGGAGTATTTAAATGGTGAAATCGATTTAAAATCAAAAAATCTATATGTTCCAAAAAATTTTTCCGGAATCGCTTATGCATATAATTCAAAGATTAAATTTAATGAAAAACTTCCTCCTGTAAAGAGTGAAAAAATAACTCTAACTTTTAAGAATGATTCTCTATATTTTCAATTAAAGAATCCTGTCTATCTTAATAAAAATCTAAAAGATAGTTTTGTTGTTATCAAAAATCTAACTAGCAAAAATTCATATATTGATATAGTCATAAAAACTGCATCACCTATTGATAATGAGATAATACAACTTGTAAAAGCATATAACATAGAACTACCGATATACCAAAAAAAAGGTATTACAAATGGAGTTTTACGAATTATAGTTACATTTAAAAATGGTAAAGTTGATTTAGAAGGCACTTTTGTTGCAAAAAACTCAATTTTATCTCTAAAAGATATAGATCTTCACATAAAAAATACTACAGTAAGACTAAAAAATAACACTATTTATATAGAACCTTCCGATATAGAGATAAAAAATATTATAAAGTCTACTGCTAGTGGAAAAATTGATCTAAATAAAAAAATAGCAAATATAAAAATTAATAACTCTAAAATAAAAATATTGGCCAACAATGTAGAAATTTTAGATATTAATAATTTTGAAGATACATTAATAATAGATTTTTCAAAACAAGATAGTGTTTATATCTCAATAAACAGATTTTATACCGATATTTTTATAGAAAAAAATCTAACCAAATTCCATATCAAAGATTTAAAACACATTTCAGCATTTTCAAAACCCCTTAAAGAATTAAATATAAAAGAAGGGACTCTTTTTGTAACCACTAAAGATTATAAAAATTTCCAAATAAAATCGCATATTATTAAACCTAACGAAATTTTATACTTTAATAATTGTCCCGTCACTGATTTTAATATAGAAGGAGAAATTAAAACAGATGAAAGTAGTTTTATAATCAATGAAGGAAAGATCAAAGTAATTTATGATGAGATTATCAAGATCTATTTAAATGATTATGATATAAAATTAAAAGAGAAAAATAATAAAGAAAAAATATCTTATAAACTTCCAGATTTTCAATTACACGCAAAATCCTCTTCAATAGAGTTTATGAAACATTTAATACTAAGTGATCAATATATCATTACTCATAAAAACGGCCTTTTCGATTTTGAAAATATCTATCGCGATTCTAAAATTAATATTGAGGGAACTCCAGAAAAATTTTATATTAAAGCGACAAAGCTAAATGATACGTTTGTAAAGAAATTTCTCAATATCAAAAATATATATGGAGGAGAATATAACCTTATTGCCGTAGGAAATATGAACTATCTAAAAGGAAAAATAACTATATACAATTCAATTTTAAAAGACATGGCACTTTTAAATAATATTATGGCTTTTTTAAATACCATCCCATCACTAGTAACATTTTCAGATCCAGGTTATAGTAAAAAAGGATATAAAATTAAAGAAGGAAAAATTGATTTTAAATTTGAAAAAGGAGTCTTTTATATTAATAATTTAAACTTTATAGGAAAAAGTTTAAATATAGAAGGTAAAGGATTACTAAATTTAAATTCAAAAACTATCGATATGATCTTAACTTTGAAAACATTTAAAAAAATTTCTACACTATTAAGTAAAATCCCTCTTGCAGGATATATACTCTTTGGCAAAGACAATTGTGTATCTACACAACTTAAAGTTAAAGGAGATATAAATAAACCGAGAATCTCAACAAAACTCCCCGAAGAGGTTATAAAAGCACCCATAAATATTATCAAAAGAACGTTACAATCACCTTTTAAACTTTTTGAATAA
- a CDS encoding NADP-dependent isocitrate dehydrogenase, whose translation MAKIIWTKIDEAPALATYSLLPIARAYTKDSGIDIELRDISLAGRILAQFSDRLPEDQRVPDELSYMGELVLKPEANIMKLPNISASVPQLVAAIKELQSQGYDIPDYPEEPKSAEEVEIQQRYLRCVGSVVNPVLRQGNSDRRLSEAVKQYAKKHPHKMRDVSPDSKSFVAHMEKNDFYQNEQSFISDKDQTVKLIFESKDGSKTEVLKEVEVLKGEVFSAASLNRKELKCFYEEVINEAKDKDILFSLHVKATMMKVSDPVYIGDAIRVYYKKLFDKFGKELESIGFNPNNGLVDLYNKLERLPEGVQQDIKDCIDEIYKEQPRMYMVDSDAGITNLHAPNDVIIDASIPAVIKNGLKGWGPSGEVEDCVITVPDRTYARMYKKIVSDIVKNGQFDPAKVGTVQNIGLMAKKAEEYGSHDKTFFPPADGYIKTIDEDGNTLMCHEVEEGDIWRAYSAKDDAIVDWVKLAVRRAKESGYPIVFWLDSNRAHDANLIKKVVATLRNEDLTGVEYHIMAPEQAMTYTLKRFRNGKGTIAVTGNVLRDYLTDLFPIIEVGTSARTLSIVPLLNGGGVFETGAGGSAPKHVEQFIKEGHLRWDSLGEFMALVESLKLAVKQGASEKANIVADALDKAVGQYLDKDMTPKRKVGELDNRGSHFYLAKFWAEALAEQNEDAELAEKFAKVAKELSDNEEKILAEIAATEGKPQDIGGYYHPNDEKAEKAMRPSAVFNSIINSI comes from the coding sequence ATGGCGAAAATAATTTGGACAAAAATAGATGAGGCTCCTGCACTTGCGACTTATTCTTTGTTGCCGATTGCAAGAGCTTATACAAAAGATAGCGGGATTGATATAGAGTTGAGAGATATCTCTTTAGCCGGCAGAATACTGGCGCAGTTTTCTGATAGATTACCAGAAGATCAAAGAGTACCAGACGAACTGTCGTATATGGGAGAACTTGTTTTAAAACCAGAAGCCAATATTATGAAACTTCCAAACATTTCCGCGTCAGTTCCGCAATTGGTTGCGGCGATTAAAGAGTTGCAATCTCAAGGATATGACATTCCTGATTATCCGGAGGAGCCAAAGAGTGCCGAAGAGGTTGAGATTCAGCAAAGATATTTAAGATGCGTCGGTTCGGTTGTGAATCCAGTTTTAAGACAAGGAAACTCTGATAGAAGACTTTCAGAAGCAGTTAAACAATATGCTAAAAAACATCCTCATAAAATGAGAGATGTATCTCCAGATAGCAAAAGTTTCGTTGCACATATGGAAAAAAATGATTTTTATCAAAATGAGCAATCTTTTATATCTGACAAAGATCAAACTGTAAAATTGATATTCGAATCAAAAGACGGCAGCAAAACTGAAGTTTTAAAAGAAGTAGAAGTTTTAAAAGGTGAAGTTTTTAGTGCAGCTTCATTAAATAGAAAAGAGTTAAAGTGTTTTTATGAAGAGGTGATTAACGAAGCAAAAGATAAAGATATACTTTTCTCTCTTCATGTTAAAGCTACAATGATGAAAGTTTCTGATCCTGTCTATATAGGTGATGCTATTAGAGTTTATTATAAGAAGCTTTTCGATAAGTTTGGCAAAGAGCTTGAGAGCATTGGATTTAATCCAAATAACGGTCTTGTTGATCTATACAATAAACTAGAAAGACTACCAGAAGGCGTACAGCAAGATATAAAAGATTGTATTGATGAGATCTATAAAGAGCAGCCTAGAATGTATATGGTTGATAGTGATGCGGGTATCACCAACCTTCATGCGCCAAACGACGTTATCATTGATGCCTCTATACCTGCTGTTATAAAAAATGGACTAAAAGGCTGGGGTCCAAGTGGAGAGGTTGAAGATTGTGTTATAACTGTTCCAGATAGAACTTATGCTAGAATGTATAAAAAAATAGTTTCTGATATCGTTAAAAACGGACAGTTTGATCCTGCTAAAGTAGGTACTGTTCAAAACATAGGATTGATGGCTAAAAAAGCTGAAGAGTATGGAAGCCACGATAAAACATTTTTCCCTCCAGCTGACGGATATATAAAAACGATCGATGAAGATGGAAACACTTTAATGTGCCACGAAGTTGAAGAGGGGGATATTTGGAGAGCGTATAGCGCTAAAGATGACGCTATTGTTGACTGGGTAAAACTAGCGGTTAGAAGAGCAAAAGAGAGCGGATATCCTATAGTTTTCTGGTTAGATAGCAACAGAGCCCACGATGCAAATTTGATAAAAAAAGTGGTTGCAACGTTGAGAAACGAAGACTTGACTGGCGTAGAGTATCACATAATGGCTCCTGAGCAAGCTATGACGTATACTTTAAAAAGATTTAGAAATGGGAAAGGAACGATAGCTGTTACTGGTAACGTTTTAAGAGACTATTTAACAGACCTTTTCCCAATTATTGAGGTTGGAACAAGCGCTAGGACTCTATCTATCGTTCCTCTATTAAATGGTGGCGGAGTATTTGAAACTGGTGCTGGAGGAAGTGCGCCTAAGCACGTTGAACAGTTTATCAAAGAGGGACACCTAAGATGGGATAGTTTAGGTGAGTTTATGGCGCTAGTTGAGTCGCTAAAACTTGCCGTTAAACAAGGAGCAAGTGAAAAAGCCAATATTGTGGCTGATGCTTTAGATAAAGCTGTTGGTCAGTATTTAGATAAAGATATGACTCCAAAAAGAAAAGTTGGAGAGTTAGATAATAGAGGAAGCCATTTCTATCTGGCAAAATTTTGGGCGGAAGCGCTAGCAGAGCAAAATGAAGACGCTGAACTTGCTGAAAAATTTGCTAAAGTTGCAAAAGAGTTAAGCGACAATGAAGAGAAAATCTTAGCTGAAATTGCCGCAACAGAGGGTAAACCTCAAGATATTGGCGGTTATTATCATCCAAATGATGAAAAAGCTGAGAAAGCTATGAGACCGAGTGCGGTATTTAATTCAATTATCAATTCTATATAA
- a CDS encoding ABC transporter permease, translating to MDKKFVFYIVKRYLRFDKEQPFIFLSALLAFLGIAVGVMVLIIAMAIMNGFDKEFEKKLFTMNYPLTIYPKLLGSVNENLLQKLETKFPNLLFSPYITTQAIVKKDDIMEGSILFGVDFEKEKKINEVLRDAIKDKKIGRFEVIVGKEMFDRLYLSKGEKVMFIFTKTDPSGFALTPLIKRFTLKGYFKSGLIAYDKTYVYTTIESLRKILRVKKGEFSGIHIYSKEPQKDLIKIKESLPSDVGIVGWWQQNRNFFAALAMEKRALFIVLMLIIMIASLNIVSSLLMTVMNRRKEIALLLSLGATKKEIKSIFFYLGSIIGGVGIVSGIALGFLGIYILGSFDIVKLPADVYGTSKLPLELSFIDFYSIVLGAVFIIILSSYYPAKKATEVNIINVLRNE from the coding sequence ATGGATAAAAAGTTTGTCTTTTATATTGTAAAAAGGTATTTAAGATTTGATAAGGAACAACCTTTTATCTTTCTTTCTGCACTTCTTGCTTTTTTGGGCATAGCCGTTGGAGTTATGGTTCTAATCATAGCTATGGCTATTATGAATGGTTTTGATAAAGAGTTTGAGAAAAAACTTTTTACTATGAATTATCCTTTGACTATCTATCCTAAATTGTTAGGTTCGGTTAATGAAAATCTTTTACAAAAACTTGAAACAAAATTTCCAAATCTGCTTTTTAGTCCCTACATAACTACTCAAGCTATAGTTAAAAAAGATGATATTATGGAGGGAAGCATACTTTTTGGAGTAGATTTCGAAAAAGAGAAGAAGATAAATGAGGTTTTAAGAGATGCTATAAAAGATAAAAAAATAGGAAGATTTGAAGTTATCGTTGGTAAAGAGATGTTTGATAGGCTCTATTTAAGTAAAGGCGAAAAGGTGATGTTTATCTTTACAAAAACAGATCCTAGTGGATTTGCTTTAACTCCTTTAATAAAAAGATTTACTTTAAAGGGGTATTTTAAATCAGGACTTATAGCATACGATAAAACTTATGTATATACTACTATTGAATCTCTAAGAAAAATATTGCGTGTTAAAAAAGGAGAGTTTAGCGGGATTCATATTTACTCAAAAGAGCCCCAAAAAGATTTAATCAAAATAAAAGAGAGTTTGCCTTCAGATGTTGGAATAGTAGGTTGGTGGCAGCAAAATAGAAACTTTTTTGCTGCACTTGCTATGGAAAAAAGGGCTCTTTTTATAGTTTTGATGCTTATAATTATGATAGCTTCTTTAAACATTGTGAGTTCTTTGTTGATGACTGTTATGAATAGAAGAAAAGAGATTGCGCTACTGTTATCTTTAGGAGCAACGAAAAAAGAGATAAAGTCGATATTTTTTTATCTTGGTTCTATTATTGGAGGAGTAGGAATTGTAAGCGGTATTGCTTTAGGGTTTTTAGGTATATATATTTTAGGTAGTTTTGATATAGTTAAACTTCCCGCCGATGTATATGGAACTAGTAAACTTCCTTTAGAACTCTCTTTTATTGATTTTTACTCTATTGTTTTAGGGGCTGTTTTTATCATTATTTTATCATCATACTACCCGGCAAAAAAAGCGACTGAAGTTAATATTATAAATGTATTGAGAAATGAATAA
- the secA gene encoding preprotein translocase subunit SecA: MLKNLVQKVIGTKNDRELKRYKKRVKKINDLEPKYEKYSDEELKEAFNAIKEKVKKGEATMDEVLEDSFAITREASKRVLGMRHYDVQLIGGMVLHDGKIAEMKTGEGKTLVATLAVALNAMTGEGVHVVTVNDYLAKRDATEMGKLYNFLGYNVGCITSEIDDDQERKKQYLADITYGTNNEFGFDYLRDNMKYSLDEMVQRGHNYAIVDEVDSILIDEARTPLIISGPTNRKLDNYVRADKIAKQMIKDEDFTVDEKNRVILITEKGIEKAEKLFGVNNLYDLENAILAHHLDQALKANFLFEKNVDYVVKDGEVVIVDEFTGRLSEGRRFSEGLHQALEAKEGVEIKEESQTLADITFQNYFRMYKKLAGMTGTAQTEATEFSQIYGLEVISIPTNKPVIRKDLDDLIYKTEKEKYEAVVKKIKELHKKGQPVLVGTTSIEKNELLHELLKKEKIPHAVLNAKHHEQEAEIIAQAGKKGAVTVATNMAGRGVDIKIDDEVRSLGGLFILGTERHESRRIDNQLRGRAGRQGDPGASQFFLSLEDNLLRIFGGDRIKNIMERLGIEEGEHIESKMVTRAVEKAQKKVEALHFESRKHILEYDDVANEQRKTIYKFRHELLNPKFDIDSKIKENRREYIDELLSECEIFPESPKEDFNLEKLVLKLKEELRSEFSEDELKDKDYEELKEYIIEKLEEEYEKKMSVVDEEQRREIERILYLQILDNGWRDHLYQMDILKTGIGLRGYNQKDPLVEYKKESFNLFMELVRNIKNEVIKTLHTIELRDEKEEEEIKRLEAELKRMEEELKAGAVMQHGNEVKNESAKPNTGAKKPKRNEPCPCGSGKKYKHCCGKSGPKKGVLASSVNG, encoded by the coding sequence ATGTTAAAAAATTTAGTTCAAAAAGTTATAGGAACAAAAAACGATAGAGAGCTTAAAAGATACAAAAAACGCGTAAAAAAAATCAACGATTTAGAACCTAAATATGAAAAATATAGCGATGAAGAGCTAAAAGAGGCGTTTAACGCCATCAAAGAGAAGGTTAAAAAAGGCGAAGCCACTATGGATGAAGTGTTGGAGGACTCTTTTGCCATTACAAGAGAGGCAAGTAAGAGAGTCTTAGGTATGAGACACTATGATGTGCAGCTTATAGGTGGTATGGTTTTGCATGATGGTAAAATTGCCGAGATGAAAACGGGTGAGGGCAAAACACTTGTCGCTACTTTAGCAGTTGCACTAAATGCAATGACAGGAGAAGGTGTTCATGTAGTGACTGTAAATGACTATTTGGCAAAACGTGACGCTACCGAGATGGGGAAACTCTATAATTTTTTGGGCTACAACGTAGGATGTATAACAAGCGAGATCGATGATGACCAAGAGAGAAAAAAGCAGTATCTTGCCGACATTACATACGGAACTAACAACGAATTTGGATTTGACTATCTAAGAGACAACATGAAATACTCTTTGGATGAGATGGTTCAAAGAGGACACAACTACGCTATAGTAGATGAAGTTGACTCTATATTGATAGATGAGGCAAGAACCCCTCTTATTATCTCAGGTCCTACAAATAGAAAACTAGATAACTATGTAAGAGCTGATAAAATCGCAAAGCAGATGATAAAAGATGAAGATTTTACCGTAGATGAAAAGAATAGGGTTATTTTGATAACTGAAAAAGGTATTGAAAAGGCTGAAAAGCTTTTTGGAGTAAATAATCTATACGATCTGGAAAATGCGATACTCGCACATCATCTTGATCAAGCATTGAAAGCAAATTTTCTTTTTGAAAAAAATGTTGATTATGTTGTAAAAGATGGGGAGGTTGTAATTGTTGATGAGTTTACAGGAAGATTAAGTGAAGGTAGAAGATTTAGTGAAGGGCTTCATCAAGCCTTGGAAGCTAAAGAGGGTGTAGAGATAAAAGAGGAGTCCCAAACTCTTGCAGATATAACTTTCCAAAACTATTTTAGGATGTATAAAAAGTTAGCTGGTATGACTGGTACGGCTCAAACGGAAGCTACTGAATTTTCTCAAATTTACGGTTTGGAAGTTATATCTATTCCTACTAATAAACCGGTTATTAGAAAAGATTTGGATGATCTTATTTATAAAACAGAAAAAGAGAAGTATGAAGCCGTTGTTAAAAAGATAAAAGAGCTTCATAAAAAAGGGCAGCCTGTTTTGGTAGGAACTACCTCTATTGAGAAAAACGAACTTTTACATGAACTTTTAAAAAAAGAGAAGATTCCTCACGCCGTTTTAAATGCAAAACATCACGAACAAGAAGCTGAAATAATTGCGCAAGCCGGTAAAAAAGGAGCTGTTACAGTTGCAACCAATATGGCAGGACGTGGTGTAGATATAAAAATAGATGATGAAGTTAGATCTCTAGGCGGTCTTTTTATACTTGGTACTGAAAGACATGAGAGTAGAAGGATAGATAATCAGCTAAGAGGACGTGCGGGACGTCAGGGTGATCCGGGTGCTAGCCAATTTTTCTTGAGTCTAGAAGATAATCTATTGAGGATTTTCGGTGGTGATAGAATCAAAAATATTATGGAGAGACTCGGAATAGAAGAGGGTGAGCATATAGAGTCCAAAATGGTTACAAGAGCTGTCGAGAAAGCTCAGAAAAAAGTTGAGGCTCTACATTTTGAGTCTAGAAAACATATCTTAGAGTATGATGATGTGGCAAATGAACAAAGAAAAACTATATATAAATTTAGACATGAATTATTGAATCCAAAATTCGATATAGATAGCAAAATAAAAGAAAACAGGCGTGAGTATATAGATGAACTGCTAAGTGAATGCGAAATTTTCCCAGAGTCACCCAAAGAGGATTTTAATCTGGAAAAACTTGTTTTAAAACTAAAAGAGGAACTTCGAAGTGAATTTAGTGAAGATGAACTTAAAGATAAAGACTATGAAGAGTTAAAAGAGTATATTATCGAAAAATTGGAAGAAGAATATGAAAAGAAGATGAGTGTAGTAGATGAGGAACAAAGAAGAGAGATAGAGAGAATTTTATATCTACAGATACTCGATAATGGTTGGAGAGATCATCTTTATCAGATGGATATTTTAAAAACCGGTATAGGGCTTAGAGGCTACAATCAAAAAGATCCTTTAGTAGAGTATAAAAAAGAGAGTTTCAACCTATTTATGGAGCTTGTTAGAAATATTAAAAACGAAGTTATAAAAACTTTACATACAATCGAACTTAGAGATGAAAAAGAGGAAGAAGAGATAAAAAGATTGGAAGCCGAACTTAAAAGAATGGAAGAGGAGCTCAAGGCCGGTGCCGTAATGCAGCATGGAAATGAGGTAAAAAACGAATCTGCAAAACCTAATACAGGAGCTAAAAAACCTAAAAGAAACGAGCCTTGTCCGTGTGGGAGCGGTAAAAAATATAAGCACTGTTGCGGTAAAAGCGGACCTAAAAAGGGAGTTTTAGCAAGTTCGGTTAACGGCTGA